The nucleotide window GAACCGCCTGTGGGCGACGCGGAGGGTGTACTGGGCGGCGGGGTCGTCGTCAGGAGCGTCCCGAACCCGCGTCTTCGCCACCTCGAGATAGTCGTCGCAGAACGTGTGCCAGAAGAAGCTCCGCAGGTCGTCGCGGGCCTTCGAGAACTCCCGGCGTTCGAACTGCCCCGTCACGGTCCCGATCAGGTCGTCGAGCTCCGCGAGCAGCCAGCGGTCGAGCTCCCGCAGGTCCTCTCGAGCGACGTCCGGGTCCTCGTCGGGCGTGAGCGAGTCGACGAGTTTCGAGGCGTTCCAGAGCTTCTGCATCAGCTTCTCGCCGGCTCGCAGGCCCTTCTCCTGGTACGGGAGGTCGTCGCCGACCGCCGAGCCGGTCGCCCAGAACCGCGCGGCGTCGACGGGGTACTTCGCCAGCACCTCGTCGGGCGCGACGACGTTCCCCTTCGACTTGGACATCTTCTCGCGGTTCTCGTCGAGCACCATCCCGTTGATCATCACCGACTCGAACGGCACCTCGCCGGTGTGCTCGTAGCACTTGACGACGGTGTGGAACAGCCAGAAGCTGATGATGTCGTGGCCTTGCGGGCGCACGTCCATCGGGTACAGCTCCGGGTTGGACATCGAGAACCCCTCGGCGTCCCCCTCCCAGTCCCACCCGGAGTTGATGAGCGGCGTCAGGCTGGAGGTCGCCCAGGTGTCGAGCACGTCGTCCTCCGGTTCGAACTCGTCGCCCCCGCACTCGGGGCAGGCGTCGACCGGCGGGTCGTCCGAGAGCGGGTCGACCGGCAGGTCGTCCTTCTCGGCGACGACGACCTCCCCGCAGTCCCCGCAGTACCACACCGGGAACGGGATGCCCGAGGATCGCTGGCGCGAGATGAGCCAGTCCCACTGGAGCCCTTCGATCCAGTGCTTGTACCGGGTGAACATCTTCTCGGGGAACCACTCCATCTCCCGGCCGGCCGCGAGGTACTCCTCCGTCCGGTCGAGCATCTTCACGTACCACTGCTCGGTGACGAGGAACTCGACGCCCGTTCCGCACCGCTCGTGGACGTTCACCGTGTGGGTGATGGCCCGGCGGTCGAGCAGCGCGCCCTCCTCGTCGAGGTCCTCGACGATGGCCTCGCGGGCCTCGGCGGAACTGAGCCCTTCGTACCCTTCCGCGACGCCGGTGAGGTGGCCGGACTCGTCGATGGCGATCCGCAGGTCCAGGTCGTACGCCTGGTACCACTCGATGTCGGTCTGGTCCCCGAACGTACAGCACATCACGATGCCGGAACCCGTCTCCATGTCCACGCGGTCGTCGGCGATGATGGGCACCTCCTGGCCGAACAGCGGGATCGTCGCCTCCTCCCCGACGAGGTGCCGGTTCCCCTCGTCGTCCGGGTGGACGAACACGGCGACGCAGGCCGGCAGGAGTTCGGGGCGTGTGGTGGAGATGGTGAACGGTTCGCCCGAGTCGGCCACGGTGAACTCGATGTCGTGGAAGTGGGAGTCCCGCTCGTCGTCCTCGGTCTCGACCTGCGAGATGGCCGTCTCGCACTCGGGACACCAGATGGCGGGCGCCTTCTCGCGGTACTCGCGGCCCTTCTCGTACAGGTCGATGAAGGAGAGCTGCGAGATGCGCTGGACGCGCGGCTCGATGGTCCGGTACGTCTGGTTCCAGTCGATGGAGATGCCGAGCTGCTGCATCTTCTCGGTGAACTCGGCCTCGTACTCCTCGCAGA belongs to Halorarum halophilum and includes:
- a CDS encoding valine--tRNA ligase, coding for MPSGDYDPDSVEPKWQRRWVETDTYAYDEDAATDPNTTFSIDTPPPTVSGSLHWGHVYGSILQDTVARYNRMRGREVFFPFGYDDNGIASERLTEEELDVRHQDYERREFQQLCREVCEEYEAEFTEKMQQLGISIDWNQTYRTIEPRVQRISQLSFIDLYEKGREYREKAPAIWCPECETAISQVETEDDERDSHFHDIEFTVADSGEPFTISTTRPELLPACVAVFVHPDDEGNRHLVGEEATIPLFGQEVPIIADDRVDMETGSGIVMCCTFGDQTDIEWYQAYDLDLRIAIDESGHLTGVAEGYEGLSSAEAREAIVEDLDEEGALLDRRAITHTVNVHERCGTGVEFLVTEQWYVKMLDRTEEYLAAGREMEWFPEKMFTRYKHWIEGLQWDWLISRQRSSGIPFPVWYCGDCGEVVVAEKDDLPVDPLSDDPPVDACPECGGDEFEPEDDVLDTWATSSLTPLINSGWDWEGDAEGFSMSNPELYPMDVRPQGHDIISFWLFHTVVKCYEHTGEVPFESVMINGMVLDENREKMSKSKGNVVAPDEVLAKYPVDAARFWATGSAVGDDLPYQEKGLRAGEKLMQKLWNASKLVDSLTPDEDPDVAREDLRELDRWLLAELDDLIGTVTGQFERREFSKARDDLRSFFWHTFCDDYLEVAKTRVRDAPDDDPAAQYTLRVAHRRFLKLFAPFLAHETEELWQELYADANADVGDATAGDGGSIHRTDWPDPLGVEADRAAGRTATAVIGALRRYKSERGLPLNAELGRVEVWGEGDVAAFADDVRGVMNVADLDVLAGEPEIETVVTGIDLDYSRVGPQFGSKVGDIDAAIAEGEYEVTDGELRVAGETLGADLFEIERERRYAGEGDLLEAEDAVVIVHGTAEN